The Saccharopolyspora gloriosae genome window below encodes:
- the rpsI gene encoding 30S ribosomal protein S9 — MTTPEPEETPVIETVGEDVVENIGENFAETAEADVETEVEDAPQEFAPIPSGRAVQTVGRRKEAIVRVRLTSGSGGFKLNGKALEDYFPNKVHQQIVKEPLVLVERAEGFDVHANLNGGGPSGQAGALRMAIARALIELDADDRPALKKAGMLTRDPREKERKKYGLKKARKAPQYSKR, encoded by the coding sequence GTGACCACTCCTGAGCCGGAAGAGACTCCGGTTATCGAGACCGTCGGCGAGGACGTCGTCGAGAACATCGGCGAGAACTTCGCCGAGACCGCTGAGGCGGACGTCGAGACCGAGGTCGAAGACGCGCCTCAGGAGTTCGCGCCGATCCCGTCCGGCCGCGCCGTGCAGACCGTCGGCCGCCGCAAGGAAGCCATCGTCCGCGTGCGCCTGACCTCCGGCAGCGGTGGGTTCAAGCTCAACGGCAAGGCGCTGGAAGACTACTTCCCGAACAAGGTGCACCAGCAGATCGTGAAGGAACCGCTGGTTCTCGTGGAGCGCGCCGAAGGCTTCGACGTGCACGCGAACCTCAACGGCGGTGGCCCCTCCGGTCAAGCCGGTGCGCTGCGCATGGCCATCGCGCGTGCGCTCATCGAGCTCGACGCCGATGACCGCCCGGCGCTGAAGAAGGCCGGCATGCTCACCCGCGACCCGCGGGAGAAGGAGCGCAAGAAGTACGGCCTCAAGAAGGCCCGCAAGGCTCCGCAGTACAGCAAGCGCTGA
- a CDS encoding Scr1 family TA system antitoxin-like transcriptional regulator → MSNENLPHPRGGGGSSSLSVNDTIERRSSPVVAPRVWAMPDTPRARALGKELRVAREQSGLTLRQLGDLIGCSEAKVSRMETARRRLAPNSVRAFLDAVDVRGANRDRLLRLAYDIDEPVWWESGIGLPTQLTELIDAENRAVSITEVSEVLIPGLLQIPDYARALFAATDVAVEQLDRLIAVRLSRQRILNRADPVRYLVLLDEAALCRAVGGPAVMAAQLRAVLHACEASNVTVQVVPFSAGAHTGMDGPFLLLEFLRSRPVVHLEQRRCGAFLDDPEDVTPFQHARSRLCRTALSPNCSMELVAAYARRYECWEGTAHGDGTLAEIELQR, encoded by the coding sequence GTGAGCAACGAGAACCTCCCCCATCCGCGCGGTGGGGGAGGTTCTTCGTCGCTCTCGGTGAATGACACGATCGAGCGAAGATCTTCGCCGGTCGTCGCGCCTAGGGTGTGGGCCATGCCGGATACCCCCCGCGCCCGAGCGCTAGGAAAGGAATTGCGCGTCGCCCGCGAGCAATCCGGTCTGACATTGCGTCAGCTCGGTGATCTGATCGGTTGTTCGGAGGCGAAGGTCAGCCGGATGGAGACGGCACGCCGCCGCCTCGCGCCGAATTCGGTGCGGGCATTCCTGGATGCGGTCGACGTGCGCGGCGCGAACCGGGATCGACTGCTTCGGCTCGCGTACGACATCGACGAGCCGGTCTGGTGGGAATCCGGTATCGGACTGCCCACGCAGCTCACCGAACTCATCGATGCGGAAAACCGCGCGGTGAGCATCACCGAGGTCTCCGAAGTCCTCATTCCCGGCCTGCTGCAGATTCCCGATTACGCGCGCGCCCTGTTCGCCGCCACCGATGTCGCCGTCGAGCAGCTGGACCGCCTGATCGCGGTGCGCCTGTCCCGGCAGCGGATATTGAACCGCGCGGATCCGGTGCGCTACCTGGTCCTGCTGGACGAGGCCGCGCTGTGCCGCGCGGTGGGCGGGCCTGCGGTGATGGCCGCTCAGCTGCGCGCCGTGCTGCACGCCTGCGAGGCCTCGAACGTCACCGTGCAGGTGGTGCCGTTCTCGGCGGGCGCGCACACCGGCATGGACGGCCCCTTCCTGCTGCTGGAGTTCCTCCGGAGCAGACCGGTCGTCCATCTGGAACAGCGCCGCTGCGGAGCTTTCCTGGATGACCCGGAAGACGTAACGCCCTTTCAGCACGCTCGTTCTAGGCTGTGCCGGACGGCGCTGAGTCCGAATTGTTCAATGGAACTCGTGGCGGCTTATGCGCGCAGGTACGAGTGCTGGGAGGGCACTGCACATGGGGACGGGACGTTGGCGGAAATCGAGCTACAGCGGTAG
- a CDS encoding WXG100 family type VII secretion target encodes MSGMGTDADLMAKAAGQVEEVRGNVETAVSTLEGQIQPVLTSWKGGASDVFRRLMDAFNENAKTINQKLGEISENIQTSGQAYTQNEEEQAQEISKIEGMLGG; translated from the coding sequence ATGAGCGGGATGGGTACCGACGCGGACCTGATGGCGAAGGCCGCAGGCCAGGTCGAAGAGGTTCGGGGCAACGTCGAGACCGCGGTCAGCACGCTGGAGGGCCAGATCCAGCCGGTCCTGACCTCCTGGAAGGGCGGCGCGTCCGACGTCTTCCGCCGCCTGATGGACGCGTTCAACGAGAACGCCAAGACCATCAACCAGAAGCTGGGCGAGATCAGCGAGAACATCCAGACCTCGGGTCAGGCGTACACCCAGAACGAGGAGGAGCAGGCCCAGGAGATCTCCAAGATCGAGGGCATGCTCGGCGGCTGA
- a CDS encoding WXG100 family type VII secretion target: protein MEIRVDFGQLSQAADDLGGAATKIQAELDELENMLKPLVASWEGQAQEAYRAAQDEWDKAAQNMIEIAAKMGMAVNAANDSYQAGEAKNAGRFGG, encoded by the coding sequence ATGGAAATTCGGGTTGATTTCGGCCAGCTGAGCCAGGCCGCCGACGACCTGGGCGGCGCCGCCACCAAGATCCAGGCCGAGCTGGACGAGCTGGAGAACATGCTCAAGCCGCTCGTCGCGTCCTGGGAGGGTCAGGCGCAGGAGGCGTACCGCGCCGCGCAGGACGAGTGGGACAAGGCCGCCCAGAACATGATCGAGATCGCCGCGAAGATGGGTATGGCCGTCAACGCCGCGAACGACTCCTACCAGGCCGGTGAGGCGAAGAACGCCGGCCGCTTCGGTGGCTGA
- a CDS encoding type VII secretion-associated protein yields the protein MSLHVSVDFGTSSTCTVVSVGGGEPQVVVVDGQPLVPSAVFAAADGTLFVGHEAERQAAVDPSRFEPHPKRRIDEGELLLGSSVLRVGDVVRSVLQRAVGEARRFAGGAGVDLLVLTHPADWGAVRAGVLRQAAAGLAKELVLVPEPVAAAVFHSAGHGLPDGGALAVLDLGGGTVDASVVCKQGQAFRVLATKGDPNFGGADIDQALLEHIGAVVSGMDPAAWHKLVDGREMADRRRRRVLRQDVRGAKETLSRHTYTDVPMPPPFSDAHVTRADLERLVAAPLAKAADLVTATLHDGQVPRERLAGVFLVGGSSRIPLVARLIHERTGVLPTTLDQPETVVARGALRAVRLDPERTGGLAPAGGHRGTNAPTVRRPVAGGPQQAWAPRPAPADDSLSRASTVVIGGSDRTRPVFHTPAPPPRPARPWVLAGGAVAALAVVVVAVLLAVQATSGQAEPPARHVAQYEYAFDYPGDWQQTGGDPQLWQTVIAPPTGGDDLILVQQGDLGYDTEEGRSRAVADLRAQYDRLNADGGRFSDFDERLPYAGEDVVYYRESLPRATVEWFVLHRGHFQVSVGCRYTGAGKQQVESACEQVVSSLAVGG from the coding sequence GTGTCCCTGCACGTCTCGGTCGACTTCGGCACCTCAAGCACGTGCACCGTGGTCTCCGTCGGCGGCGGTGAACCGCAGGTGGTCGTCGTCGACGGCCAGCCGCTGGTGCCGTCGGCGGTGTTCGCCGCGGCCGACGGCACCCTGTTCGTCGGCCACGAGGCGGAGCGGCAGGCGGCCGTCGACCCGTCCCGGTTCGAACCGCACCCCAAGCGCCGCATCGACGAAGGCGAACTGCTGCTCGGCAGCAGCGTGCTGCGCGTCGGCGACGTGGTGCGCTCCGTGCTGCAGCGCGCGGTGGGCGAGGCCCGCCGCTTCGCGGGCGGCGCGGGCGTCGACCTGCTCGTGCTCACCCATCCCGCCGACTGGGGCGCCGTCCGCGCGGGCGTGCTGCGCCAAGCCGCCGCCGGGTTGGCGAAGGAACTGGTGCTGGTCCCCGAACCGGTGGCCGCCGCGGTGTTCCACTCCGCGGGGCACGGCCTGCCCGACGGGGGAGCGCTGGCCGTGCTCGACCTCGGCGGCGGCACCGTCGACGCGAGCGTCGTGTGCAAGCAGGGCCAGGCGTTCCGGGTGCTGGCGACCAAGGGCGACCCGAACTTCGGCGGCGCCGACATCGATCAGGCGCTGTTAGAGCACATCGGAGCCGTCGTGTCCGGGATGGACCCGGCCGCGTGGCACAAGCTCGTCGACGGCAGGGAGATGGCCGACCGGCGCCGGCGCCGCGTGCTGCGCCAGGACGTGCGCGGCGCGAAGGAGACGCTGTCCCGGCACACCTACACCGACGTGCCCATGCCGCCGCCGTTCTCCGACGCGCACGTCACCCGCGCCGACCTGGAGCGGCTGGTGGCCGCGCCGCTGGCGAAGGCCGCGGACCTGGTGACGGCCACGCTCCACGACGGGCAGGTACCGAGGGAGCGGCTCGCGGGCGTGTTCCTCGTCGGCGGTTCCAGCCGGATCCCGCTGGTGGCCCGGCTGATCCACGAACGCACCGGCGTCCTGCCGACCACCCTGGACCAGCCGGAGACGGTGGTGGCGCGGGGCGCGCTGCGCGCGGTGCGGCTCGACCCGGAGCGCACCGGCGGGCTCGCTCCCGCGGGCGGGCACCGGGGCACGAACGCGCCCACCGTGCGCCGCCCGGTGGCGGGCGGGCCGCAGCAGGCCTGGGCACCCCGGCCCGCCCCGGCGGACGACTCGCTGAGCCGGGCCTCGACCGTCGTCATCGGCGGCAGCGATCGGACCCGTCCGGTGTTCCACACCCCCGCTCCGCCGCCGCGACCGGCGCGGCCGTGGGTGCTGGCCGGTGGCGCGGTGGCGGCGCTCGCCGTGGTGGTCGTGGCGGTGCTGCTGGCCGTCCAGGCCACCAGCGGGCAGGCCGAGCCGCCCGCTCGGCACGTCGCGCAGTACGAGTACGCCTTCGACTACCCCGGCGACTGGCAGCAGACCGGTGGCGACCCGCAGCTGTGGCAGACGGTGATCGCGCCGCCCACCGGGGGCGACGACCTGATCCTGGTGCAGCAGGGCGACCTCGGTTACGACACCGAGGAGGGGCGTTCCCGCGCCGTCGCCGACCTGCGCGCGCAGTACGACCGCTTGAACGCCGACGGCGGCCGGTTCTCGGACTTCGACGAGCGGCTGCCGTACGCGGGCGAGGACGTCGTGTACTACCGCGAGTCGCTGCCGAGGGCGACGGTGGAGTGGTTCGTGCTGCACCGGGGGCACTTCCAGGTCAGCGTCGGATGCCGCTACACCGGCGCGGGCAAGCAGCAGGTCGAGTCCGCCTGCGAGCAGGTCGTCTCGTCGCTCGCCGTCGGCGGCTGA
- a CDS encoding DUF397 domain-containing protein — translation MRAGTSAGRALHMGTGRWRKSSYSGSQSACVEVGSLAKRVDVRDSKDQTEVLCFRREQWRTFLAEIKYSD, via the coding sequence ATGCGCGCAGGTACGAGTGCTGGGAGGGCACTGCACATGGGGACGGGACGTTGGCGGAAATCGAGCTACAGCGGTAGCCAATCGGCGTGCGTAGAGGTGGGGTCCCTCGCGAAGCGGGTCGATGTGCGGGATTCGAAGGATCAGACCGAGGTGTTGTGCTTCCGGCGCGAGCAATGGCGCACTTTCCTGGCCGAGATCAAGTATTCCGATTGA
- the rplM gene encoding 50S ribosomal protein L13 yields MRTYSPKAGEVTRAWHVIDAEDVVLGRLSTQAALLLRGKHKPTYAPHLDTGDFVVIVNAEKVALTGKKRDQAFHYRHSGFPGGLRKQSLGQVLDSQHPERVLEKAIKGMLPKTKLGRAMGKKLKVYAGPEHPHEAQNPQPYQINAKVEK; encoded by the coding sequence GTGCGCACGTACAGCCCCAAGGCCGGCGAGGTGACCCGCGCCTGGCATGTCATCGACGCCGAGGACGTGGTGCTCGGTCGGCTGTCCACCCAGGCCGCCCTGCTGCTGCGCGGCAAGCACAAGCCGACTTACGCCCCGCACCTCGACACCGGCGACTTCGTCGTCATCGTCAACGCTGAGAAGGTGGCGCTGACCGGCAAGAAGCGCGACCAGGCGTTCCACTACCGGCACAGCGGCTTCCCGGGCGGTCTGCGCAAGCAGTCCCTGGGGCAGGTTCTGGACTCCCAGCACCCCGAGCGGGTGTTGGAGAAGGCCATCAAGGGCATGCTGCCGAAGACCAAGCTCGGCCGGGCCATGGGCAAGAAGCTCAAGGTCTACGCCGGCCCGGAGCACCCGCACGAGGCCCAGAACCCGCAGCCGTACCAGATCAACGCGAAGGTCGAGAAGTGA
- the eccD gene encoding type VII secretion integral membrane protein EccD has protein sequence MATGTTVFSRVTVVAPNTRIDLALPADVAVADLLPMLLDMAREGSVDGGSRHGGWCLAKLGDEPLDNSQTLASLGIVDGDLLQLRRRSDNPPPPLYDDVVDALAEAEPGSYRPWTKETAAKIGHTAGVLGLVAAAASLGLAGQFGGILFHVITAIVAVVVAVFATGIGSVVTRAYGAATTGTVIAGAGALPMAFVAGLNAVPGNDLRPALLLASALVLIFAAISLMVIGTGIVTFIAAATVSAFAVLAFIATLLLPSGASAAGVAAGAGAVGLAGISLLPRLTIQLAKLPLPHVPGNADDLKEDEGFPDYRMIERRTGLAHQYMTGLIIGCGLTAALGAILAVTVPGGGVWGALYAIVVAAVLLLRGRNYANGSQAVALLLNGLLAAVGVAAGLLVQTALMPVAVAWVFPPLVLLGVLALVFGVVFPNRRFSPVQRRTVDILEAVLIALVLPLALGVMDLYMTIRDLNISL, from the coding sequence GTGGCGACCGGGACCACGGTGTTCAGCCGCGTGACAGTGGTGGCGCCGAATACTCGCATCGACTTGGCGCTGCCCGCCGACGTCGCGGTGGCGGACTTGCTGCCGATGCTGCTGGACATGGCCCGCGAGGGCAGCGTCGACGGCGGTTCGCGACACGGCGGCTGGTGCCTGGCGAAGCTCGGCGACGAGCCGTTGGACAACAGCCAGACGCTGGCGTCGCTGGGCATCGTGGACGGTGATCTGCTCCAGCTGCGGCGTCGTTCGGACAATCCGCCCCCGCCGCTGTACGACGACGTCGTGGACGCGCTCGCGGAGGCCGAGCCGGGCAGCTACCGGCCGTGGACGAAGGAGACGGCGGCCAAGATCGGGCACACCGCGGGCGTGCTCGGGCTCGTCGCCGCGGCGGCGTCGTTAGGGCTCGCCGGCCAGTTCGGCGGCATCCTGTTCCACGTCATCACCGCGATCGTCGCGGTCGTGGTGGCGGTGTTCGCCACCGGCATCGGCTCGGTCGTGACGCGCGCCTACGGCGCCGCGACGACCGGCACCGTGATCGCCGGGGCGGGCGCGTTGCCGATGGCCTTCGTGGCCGGGCTCAACGCGGTCCCCGGCAACGACCTGCGTCCGGCGCTGCTGCTGGCCAGCGCGCTGGTCCTGATCTTCGCCGCGATCTCGCTGATGGTGATCGGCACCGGCATCGTGACGTTCATCGCCGCGGCCACCGTGTCGGCGTTCGCGGTGCTCGCGTTCATCGCCACGCTCCTGCTGCCCAGCGGTGCCAGCGCCGCCGGTGTCGCGGCGGGCGCGGGGGCCGTCGGGCTCGCCGGGATCTCGCTGCTGCCGAGGCTGACCATCCAGCTCGCGAAGCTGCCGCTGCCGCACGTGCCGGGCAACGCCGACGACCTCAAGGAGGACGAGGGCTTCCCGGACTACCGCATGATCGAGCGCCGCACCGGCCTCGCCCACCAGTACATGACCGGCCTGATCATCGGCTGCGGCCTCACCGCCGCGCTCGGCGCGATCCTCGCCGTGACCGTCCCCGGCGGCGGGGTCTGGGGCGCGCTGTACGCGATCGTCGTCGCCGCGGTGCTGCTGCTGCGCGGGCGCAACTACGCCAACGGCAGCCAGGCCGTGGCGCTGCTGCTCAACGGCCTGCTCGCCGCCGTCGGCGTGGCTGCCGGGCTGCTGGTGCAGACCGCGCTGATGCCGGTGGCCGTGGCGTGGGTGTTCCCGCCGCTGGTGCTGCTCGGCGTGCTGGCGCTGGTGTTCGGCGTGGTGTTCCCGAACCGCCGGTTCTCCCCGGTGCAGCGCCGCACGGTGGACATCCTGGAGGCGGTGCTGATCGCGCTGGTGCTGCCGCTCGCGCTCGGCGTCATGGATCTGTACATGACCATCCGCGACCTCAACATCTCTCTCTGA
- the eccCa gene encoding type VII secretion protein EccCa has product MSTLQFKRTPRMAAPRPPGGEVHLEPPPEIPRVIPGNIVQKVLPGVMIVASLGMMVFMLQRAKDNPMMMMMPMMMLVSTFGMIAGGGKDGGQKKAEMNEDRKDYLRYLGQMRDRAREAADEQRLAREWVHPDPQTLWSVANGTRRMWERRPNDNDFCQVRVGRGSQRLETRLVPPQTGPVDELEPITTLALRRFVRAHSLVSELPIATSLRGFAAVGLQGERALTRGLARAMLTQLATFHSPNDVIIAVASSGRARTEWDWVKWLPHAQHPTETDGIGPMRLMAGSLWGIEEMLDEQLAERARFQRNAAPPEGQPHIVILLDDAEISREEQLIVEGGLAGVTMIDLSDVLGQITQRRGMRIVVEADRIGARGPGSVEWFGEPDSLTMEEATAVARLMSPYRIAAGASAVEDSGAVEPLTTQLNYIEQLGLAGDPVTFDLNEAWRPRPKEDLYRVAIGPGEQGEIVHLDIKETASDGMGPHGLCIGATGSGKSEFLRTIVLGLLATHSSESLNFVLVDFKGGATFNGFESAPHVSASISNLGDDSTLVDRMQDALAGETNRRQEVLDKAKAKNVWDYRKLYEAGDANAQEPLPALFVVIDEFGELLQAKPEFADLFAKIGRVGRSLQVHLLLASQRLEEGKLRGLDAHLSYRIGLKTFNASESRAAIGIPDAADLPASGGHGYLKHPEGMERFRASYVSGHLHQTSGRRPMGQAASPVTGEKRPRFFIPDFIEKPPEPETPVAEEPKEKKVDELAPTDFQLVIRKVEGAGPPAHSVWLPPLDAPPTLDGLLPPLQATDDRGYTAAGSAGAGKLEVPIGLVDVPYNQRQDHLILKFANGSEGNGAVVGGPQTGKSNLLRTMITSMALSHTPQEVQFYCIDLGGGSLSALRNLPHVGAYGNRRDLDTVRRTIAEIKSLVTAREGRFQEAGIDSMADFRNRKRRGEITNDPYGDVFLIIDGWEAFRAESELESLEPEINNLVQQGLAFGVHVFLAANRWAGIRPQLKDALGTRMELRLGDPGESEFDRKIAKIVPVGRPGRGLHPTGLHFLTALPRVDSEQLSERVKAEAARVAEFEKAEQEGRTPEGSPNPRPAWELYNEDLADGVADLVNRVKSSWKGRPAPQVRLLPELLPYEQLPAKEQQPRPHLVPIGINEDGLNPVYLDFKAEPHFYAFGERESGKTSLLRTIVQGITTRYTPQEAMILLVDVRRTMLGVVQTPHLMEYAVSVDQLKNNVRDVGAALKKRMPGPDVTQDQLRNRSWWKGPDLFIVVDDYELISPQGNNPLAPLAEYVAQASDVGLHMVIARNSGNASRALFEPIIGKMREVSAPGLAMSANKDDGQLVGNVKSRQLPTGRGMMVSRTLRGGPQLIQAAHIQPE; this is encoded by the coding sequence GTGAGCACGCTGCAGTTCAAGCGAACGCCACGCATGGCCGCTCCGAGGCCTCCGGGCGGCGAGGTGCACCTCGAACCGCCACCCGAGATCCCCCGGGTGATTCCGGGCAACATCGTCCAGAAGGTGCTTCCGGGCGTCATGATCGTGGCATCCCTCGGGATGATGGTCTTCATGCTTCAGCGGGCGAAGGACAACCCGATGATGATGATGATGCCGATGATGATGCTCGTGTCGACCTTCGGGATGATCGCGGGCGGCGGCAAGGACGGCGGCCAGAAGAAGGCCGAGATGAACGAGGACCGCAAGGACTACCTGCGCTACCTCGGTCAGATGCGCGACCGCGCCCGCGAAGCGGCCGACGAGCAGCGGCTCGCGCGCGAGTGGGTGCACCCCGACCCGCAGACGCTGTGGTCGGTCGCCAACGGCACGCGGCGGATGTGGGAGCGGCGTCCGAACGACAACGACTTCTGCCAGGTCCGGGTGGGTCGCGGTTCGCAGCGGCTGGAGACCCGCCTGGTGCCGCCGCAGACCGGCCCGGTCGACGAGCTGGAGCCGATCACCACGCTGGCGCTGCGCCGCTTCGTGCGCGCCCACTCGCTGGTGTCGGAACTGCCGATCGCCACCTCGCTGCGCGGTTTCGCCGCCGTCGGCCTGCAGGGCGAGCGCGCGCTCACCCGCGGGCTCGCGCGGGCGATGCTGACCCAGCTGGCCACCTTCCACTCGCCGAACGACGTGATCATCGCGGTCGCCTCCAGCGGGCGGGCCCGCACCGAGTGGGACTGGGTGAAGTGGCTGCCGCACGCCCAGCACCCCACCGAGACCGACGGCATCGGCCCGATGCGCCTGATGGCCGGGTCGCTGTGGGGCATCGAGGAGATGCTCGACGAGCAGCTCGCCGAGCGCGCCCGGTTCCAGCGCAACGCGGCCCCGCCGGAAGGCCAGCCGCACATCGTGATCCTGCTCGACGACGCCGAGATCAGCCGCGAGGAGCAGCTGATCGTCGAAGGCGGACTCGCCGGCGTCACGATGATCGACCTGTCCGATGTGCTCGGTCAGATCACCCAGCGCCGCGGCATGCGCATCGTGGTGGAGGCCGACCGCATCGGCGCCCGCGGTCCGGGCAGCGTGGAGTGGTTCGGCGAGCCGGACTCGCTGACCATGGAGGAGGCCACCGCGGTGGCCCGCCTGATGTCGCCGTACCGCATCGCGGCCGGTGCCTCGGCCGTCGAGGACAGCGGGGCCGTCGAGCCGCTGACCACCCAGCTCAACTACATCGAGCAGCTCGGCCTCGCCGGTGACCCGGTGACCTTCGACCTCAACGAGGCCTGGCGCCCGCGGCCGAAGGAGGACCTGTACCGGGTCGCGATCGGCCCCGGCGAGCAGGGCGAGATCGTGCACCTGGACATCAAGGAGACGGCCTCCGACGGCATGGGGCCCCACGGCCTGTGCATCGGCGCGACCGGTTCCGGCAAGTCCGAGTTCCTGCGCACCATCGTGCTGGGCCTGCTGGCCACGCACTCCTCCGAGTCGTTGAACTTCGTCCTCGTCGACTTCAAGGGCGGTGCGACGTTCAACGGCTTCGAGTCCGCCCCGCACGTGTCGGCGAGCATCTCGAACCTCGGTGACGACTCCACGCTGGTCGACCGCATGCAGGACGCGCTGGCCGGGGAGACCAACCGCAGGCAGGAAGTGCTGGACAAGGCGAAGGCCAAGAACGTCTGGGACTACCGCAAGCTCTACGAGGCCGGCGACGCCAACGCCCAGGAGCCGCTGCCCGCGCTGTTCGTGGTCATCGACGAGTTCGGCGAGCTGCTGCAGGCGAAGCCGGAGTTCGCGGACCTGTTCGCCAAGATCGGTCGAGTGGGTCGGTCGCTGCAGGTCCACCTGCTGCTGGCGTCCCAGCGGCTGGAGGAGGGCAAGCTGCGCGGCCTCGACGCGCACCTGTCCTACCGGATCGGCCTGAAGACGTTCAACGCCTCCGAGTCCCGCGCCGCGATCGGCATCCCGGACGCGGCGGACCTGCCTGCCTCCGGTGGGCACGGCTACCTCAAGCACCCGGAGGGCATGGAGCGCTTCCGCGCCTCCTACGTCTCCGGGCACCTGCACCAGACCAGCGGCCGGCGCCCGATGGGCCAGGCCGCCTCGCCGGTGACGGGCGAGAAGCGCCCGCGCTTCTTCATCCCGGACTTCATCGAGAAGCCCCCGGAGCCGGAGACCCCGGTGGCGGAGGAGCCCAAGGAGAAGAAGGTGGACGAACTCGCGCCCACCGACTTCCAGCTCGTGATCAGGAAGGTCGAGGGCGCGGGACCGCCCGCGCACTCGGTGTGGCTGCCGCCGCTGGACGCGCCGCCCACGCTGGACGGCCTGCTGCCGCCGCTGCAAGCGACCGACGACCGCGGGTACACCGCGGCCGGGTCCGCGGGCGCCGGCAAGCTGGAAGTGCCGATCGGCCTGGTCGACGTGCCCTACAACCAGCGCCAGGACCACCTGATCCTGAAGTTCGCGAACGGTTCCGAGGGCAACGGGGCCGTGGTCGGCGGGCCGCAGACCGGCAAGTCGAACCTGCTGCGGACCATGATCACTTCGATGGCGCTCTCGCACACCCCGCAGGAGGTGCAGTTCTACTGCATCGACCTCGGTGGCGGGTCGCTCTCGGCGCTGCGGAACCTGCCGCACGTCGGCGCCTACGGCAACCGGCGTGACCTGGACACGGTGCGCCGCACCATCGCCGAGATCAAGTCGCTGGTGACGGCTCGGGAAGGCCGGTTCCAGGAGGCGGGCATCGACTCGATGGCCGACTTCCGCAACCGCAAGCGCCGCGGCGAGATCACCAACGACCCGTACGGCGACGTCTTCCTGATCATCGACGGCTGGGAGGCGTTCCGCGCCGAGTCCGAACTGGAATCACTGGAACCGGAGATCAACAACCTGGTCCAGCAGGGCCTCGCGTTCGGCGTCCACGTGTTCCTCGCGGCGAACCGGTGGGCGGGCATCCGCCCCCAGCTCAAGGACGCGCTCGGCACCCGGATGGAGCTGCGGCTCGGTGACCCCGGCGAGTCCGAGTTCGACCGCAAGATCGCCAAGATCGTCCCGGTCGGCCGCCCCGGCCGCGGACTGCACCCGACGGGCCTGCACTTCCTCACGGCACTGCCCCGAGTGGACAGCGAGCAGCTCAGCGAACGCGTCAAGGCCGAGGCCGCGCGCGTGGCCGAGTTCGAGAAGGCCGAGCAGGAGGGCCGCACCCCCGAGGGCTCGCCGAACCCGCGGCCCGCGTGGGAGCTCTACAACGAGGACCTCGCCGACGGCGTCGCCGACCTGGTCAACCGGGTCAAGAGCTCCTGGAAGGGGCGGCCCGCGCCGCAGGTCCGCCTGCTGCCGGAACTGCTGCCCTACGAGCAGCTGCCCGCCAAGGAGCAGCAGCCCCGGCCGCACCTGGTGCCGATCGGCATCAACGAGGACGGGCTCAACCCGGTCTACCTGGACTTCAAGGCGGAGCCGCACTTCTACGCGTTCGGCGAACGCGAGTCGGGCAAGACCTCGTTGCTGCGCACCATCGTGCAAGGCATCACGACCCGCTACACGCCGCAGGAGGCGATGATCCTCCTGGTCGACGTGCGGCGGACGATGCTGGGCGTCGTGCAGACCCCGCACCTGATGGAGTACGCGGTCAGCGTCGACCAGCTCAAGAACAACGTGCGCGACGTGGGCGCGGCCCTGAAGAAGCGGATGCCCGGACCGGACGTCACGCAGGACCAGCTGCGCAACCGCTCCTGGTGGAAGGGGCCGGACCTGTTCATCGTGGTCGACGACTACGAGCTCATCTCGCCCCAGGGCAACAACCCGCTGGCACCGCTGGCGGAGTACGTCGCCCAGGCCTCCGACGTGGGGCTGCACATGGTGATCGCCCGCAACTCGGGCAACGCCAGCCGGGCGCTGTTCGAGCCGATCATCGGCAAGATGCGGGAGGTCTCGGCGCCCGGTCTCGCGATGAGCGCGAACAAGGACGACGGCCAGCTGGTCGGCAACGTCAAGTCGCGGCAGCTGCCGACGGGGCGCGGCATGATGGTCAGCCGCACCTTGCGCGGCGGCCCGCAGCTGATCCAGGCGGCGCACATCCAGCCGGAGTGA